DNA from Pseudomonas mendocina:
CTGGCGGTTTTGACTCATCATGATGATCGGCGCCTGGATCGCTGCCAGGGTCGAGAGCATCAGGTTGAGGAAGATGTAAGGGTAGGGGTCGAAGGCCATGCCGAAGTGCGACAGGACGTCGGTGTTGATCAGCATCCAGCCGAGCATGGTCAGTGCGAAGCAGATGATGAACGTCCAGGAACCACCCACTGCGGCGACCTTGTCCGACAGGCGCTCGCCGAAGCTCGACTCTTCATCCGAGGCGTCGGCAGCATCGCGGCTAATGGGGCGGCGCTGACGGATCTGTTCGAGTACGTGGGTTTCTTCCGGCTCGAGTTCGTGCAGAGGTTTGCCGAGCAGGTTCTGGGCCAGTTGCTGCAGAGGGTGCGGGGTGCCGTTGCTCATCGTGACCGATCTTCCGTGGCTGACAGTTCGAAGCGATGCTGAACCGCTTCGGCCGACTTGTCACCTCTCTGGAGCCATATGCAACTGCGCAATTTCCAGACGGTTGCGACCTTCGGCCTTGGCTCGATAGAGGGCCTGGTCGGCCGCCTCGATCAGTTTCAGCGCCAAGTGAGTACTGTCTTGCGCGTCAGGCGTCAGGCTGGCCACGCCGACACTGGCTGTGACCCTGGCGAACGGGCTGTCCTGGTGAGGCAGGTTGCGCTGTTCCAGCGCATCCATGAAGGCACGCGCGACGGCTTCTGCACCTTCACGCGTGGTGTTTGGAAGGATCACCACCAGCTCTTCTCCACCGTAGCGCGCCGCCAGATCCCCCGGACGGCGTACGCATTGCTTGAGTACATCGGCCACGGTGCGCAGACACTCGTCACCGGCCAGGTGGCCATAGTGGTCGTTGTAGCGCTTGAACAGATCGATATCGAGCAGCATCAGTGACAGGGATGAACCACGCCGCTGCGCCCGGCGAATCTCCACTTCCAGCGCCTGGTCGAAACTGCGGCGGTTGGCCAGGCCGGTGAGTGCATCCTGCGAGGCCAGTATCTCCAGGCGGGCATTGGCATCGAGCAACTCTTCCCGGGCGCTGAGCAACTGGCGTTCGGCGCGTGAGCGACGGCGGATGTCGACGATCAGGCGCTGCCCGATGATGCTGACGGCGAGCAGCAGAAGCAGAATCAGCGTGGCGAACAGTTCGGCATCGCGACGCCAGGCGGCCAACGCCTCGTCACGGCCAAGAGCGACGGCGGTGATCAGTGGCAGGCGATCATTGCGGCGGAAGGCATACACACGCTCGGTTCCGTCGATGCGTGAGGTCTGCAAGGCGGTCACGGGGTTGTGTTCGCGTAGCATTTCCATGATGGGCGAGTCTGACCAGTTCAACCCGATATCCTGCTCGCGAAAGGGGTGGCGAAATAGAATCCGGCCATCGCTGGTCGACAGGCTCATCGTCCCTTGGGTGCCCAGGTTGAGGCTGCCGAACAAGTGGAGGAAATGCTCAACGCTCAGGGTGATGGCGACGACGCCGGAGAACTGGCCGCTGGCATCGTTCAGGCGTCGACTTACGGTGAACACCCATTCGCCGGTTAGGCGGCTTTTGATGGTGGGACCGATGAACGTATCGGTGGACGGCGTGTCGCGGTGATGGATGAAGAATTCACGATCCTCGGCATTGGGGCGAGAGTTGATGTCGCCCCGAGAGACCAGCAGGCGGTTGCCATCGGCGCCGTAGATGATGATGGTGCTGGCCAGTCGCAGGACGCGGCTTTGTTCCTGCACCACGGTCTGCAGGCGTTCGAGGTGCACATGATCCTTGCCCTCTTGCTCCAGTCGTTCAGCCAGATCCAGCAGCACCAGCTCGGACTGGCGAATGACGCCTTCGCTGTAGTTGTCCAGGGCCTGAACCAGGTTGAGGTTAGCCACGTTCAGCTCGTGCAATGCGCGCTCACGGGAAAACCAGATCTGCCAGGCCGTCAGCAACGCCAGGGACAAGCAGATGAACACCAGCAGGATGGAAGTGAGCCGAATACCGCGCTTCATGGTGAAACCCAGAGCCCTACTACGTGGGTACTGAAAAAGGCTTGGGCAAGAGAAGAGCCGCAGATGCGGCCCTTCCTTTGCTGAGAATCAGTCCTGGCGGCTGGTAACTTCCAGCAGGTGGTAACCGAACTGGGTTTTCACCGGGCCTTGGACGACGCCGACCGGTGCGCTGAACACCACGGTATCGAATTCCTTGACCATCTGGCCGGGGCCGAAAGAACCCAGGTCGCCGCCGCTACGACCGGACGGGCAGGAGGAATTGTCTTTCGCCAACTGGGCGAAGTCGGCACCACCTTCGATGGCGGCTTTCAGTTCGTTGCACTTGTCTTCGCTGGCAACCAGGATGTGGCGGGCAGTGGCGCGGGCCATGGGAGTACCTCCTTTCAATTGAGGTGCAGAGCCTAGCGCAATCGACTCGACAAGCAAACGGTAGGCCGTTCGTCCATTGTCATGAGTCATGCCTGCATCTCGTTTGTCCCACCTTCTGTAAGCGGGCGTTTGCCCTGAACTCAGGTTTCACTGAGGAGACTTGCAGATGAACACCCTGAGCATCGACGGTTGGCGTAAGGCCGACAACGACAGCAAATCCATCCCCATCGGCACCCTGCAGTTCTATGTCAGCGAGCCGGAACACCTGCGCCTGGAGCAAGCCGAGGAGCAGCTGCAGCGCAGCGGCACGCGCGACATGATGATCGATGCCGACACGCAGACGCTGGAGCTGGTCATGCCGGATGGCTTCGGCCCGTTGAGCGAGTGCAAGTGGCGGGTCTACCTCGGTGGTGAGGAGGGGCGCGGCCAATTCCACCTGGTTGGCTACAGCGCCGAGGATGGTTGCCTGATCTACAGCAATGCGGTGATGGTCGACCTGCTGGGGTGATACGCACGGGCAAAGCCTTGCCTGAAGGTGGCAAATCACTGCCGCAGGGAAGCGTGCAACCCCTGTAATCAGGGGCCTGTAGCGCCTGGCCCGGAATCTGCTTTGCATGAGGCAAACGCTTTTGGCGGAGGCCCCATGACCAGCATCAACAACAGCACGCCTGCCATGCTCAGTTACTACGGCAGTCAGCTCAACAAAAGTTCGACTACAGGCAGCGCTGAGAGCGAAGGCCAGAGCAGCCAGGATCCCCTGGGCGACCTGCGACGCTTTGCCAAGCAAGTGGTCGCGCGCAGTGAAGGCGGATTGCTGCGGGCAATGAACGGCGGCAGTGCATCCTCCAGCAGCGGCATACAGCGCAGCGCCGAGAGCAAGCCCTCGACGCCTTCGGTGATTCAACTGCCGGACGTGACCACGCTCGATCGCGACGATGCCGCCAAGCTGCTGGCGCAGGTGCAGAAAATGGTGGATGCCGGCCTGGACGGCAGCGTGCGTATCGCCGGGCACAATGGCGACAAGCAGACCGATTCGCTGGAAACCTATCGCCAGTGGCTGCAGGAGAAGGGCGGCCTCAGCGTTTACGCCTGAGCTGCCCGTGCCTCAGCTCAGTGCCGGCTGGGTGTCGCCAGCGTCTTCTGTGCTGATGACCCGATTGCGCCCGGCGCGCTTGGCGGCGTAGGTGCGTCGATCCGCTGCCAGCATCAACTCGTCGAGCGAATGCCCGTCAGCGCCGAAACTGGCGACGCCCGCGCTCAGCGTCATGCTGAGTGATCCGCTGGCCAATTCGAGCGGCGCCGTCGCCAGGCGCAAGCGCAGGCTTTCTGCGATCTCCCGCGCTTGCCCGACGGTGCTGCCAGGCAACAGCACGGCGAACTCCTCGCCACCCAAGCGACAGAACAGATCATTGATACGCAGACGCTGCGCCAGCACCTTGGCGAAGTGATCCAGGGCGCGATCGCCTGCCTCATGGCCAAACTGATCGTTGATCTGTTTGAAATGATCGATGTCGATGAATATCAGCGAAAGCGGCGTACCGTTGCGCAGTGCATGCGCGCGTTCACGCTCGAACACTTCCGCCAGCTTCACCCGGTTCGGCAGACCAGTCAGTGCGTCGGTGGTGGCCAGCTCGGTCAGGCGCTTCTCGTTGCCGATTCGGCTGCGCTCGTAGATGTGCGCGAAAACCATCACTGCCAGGCTGGCCAGCCCGAGGTTGGCGATGATCTCCACGTTCTGCAGCAATTGCTCGGAAGAGAAGCGGCGGCTGAAGACGAACAGACCAATGCCCACGAACAGCAGCGAAACATACATGCCCAGGCGCAGGCCCAGTAGCAGGTAGCAGATGATCGGGATGGTCTGGATCCAGCCGAACACGGCGAAGCTGGTATGAGGCTGGGCCAGCGCCACCATCATGATGCTGAAGAACGGCAACAGGTAGATCGCGGTCAATAGCTGCAGGTTGCGTGTTCGGTCGAGGATGAGCAGCAGATACAGCGAGACGCCGGCATAAGCGATCTCCAGAAGCGCCAACAGCCAGTTGTCATGCAACAGATTGATTACCGAGAAGAACAAACCACCGCCCAGCGTGATCCATAGCAGAGCCTTGAGAACCAAGCGGCGGTGTTGTTCGTTCTGTGCGTAGTGACCGGGCATCAGGTGTTCTCTACAACGGAGGAGGCGAAGTGATGCATGACAGTAAGTGGCTATGCAGGAAGCCTGCCGGCTGTTCTCGGATGCCCGTATTCACGGGGCTTCGGCAAGCGCGGGAAGCCGGCTATGATCCAGCGCCGGATGGTGCGTCAGAATCACGACGTTAGTGGGGAGAGAGCGGTATGACAACAACAATGATGAAATGGCGATGGAGTCGCTGCCTGTTGGCCGTGCTGGCACTGGCGGCTGCGTCTGGCTTGCAGGCCGCCGAGGGCGGGGCACTGATCGATGCGATCAACGCCTATCGCAGTGAGGTTCAGCGTTGCGGTGTGCAGGCCTCCGAGCCGCTACCGCCGCTGGCCAATGATCCACGTCTGGTGCTGCCGGCCGACGGCACCGGCGACTTGCAGCAATCTTTGAGTGCAGCTGGCTATCCGCTGGTCAACGTGCAGGCCATTACTCTATCTGGCCCGCGCGATGTCCAATCGGCGATGCAGGCGCTGAGCGAAAGCTTCTGTCGTGTGCTGCTCGATCCGCAGTTCATCGATATCGGCGTCAGCCAGCAGGGGCGTGATTGGCGCATTCTCCTAGCGCGACCACTGCTCAGCGGCCGTTTGGGTGACTGGCAGAGTGAAGGGGAGAAGCTCTTGCAGCAGATCAACGCCGCTCGGGCCCAGGCGCGCCAGTGCGGCAACCAGGCCCTTGCCGCCGCTGCACCGCTTGCCTGGAGTGCAGAACTGGGCAGCGCAGCCGAGGCGCATAGCCGGGCCATGGCCAATGGCAACTTCTTTGCGCATCAGGGGCGTGATGGCCGTACGCCCGGGGATCGCGCGGAGCTGGCGGGTTACAGCGGCGGTCGGGTGGGCGAGAACATTGCCGCCGCGCTGGATACCCCGGGCAAGGTGGTCGAAGGCTGGTTGGCCAGCCCAGGCCATTGCGCCAACATCATGAACCCGCAATTCGATGCACTTGGCGCCGCCTACGGCAGCGACCCGCAGAGCGACGCCGGCATCTATTGGACGGCAGTGTTCGGCGGGCAATGAACCCCCGCAAGCATCAGTTGCTGCCGAATACCTTGGCCAGGTGTTGTTCGTAGCGCGCCACATCCTGCTCGATGTTCGGCACCTTCATCACGTCGTTGCAGATGAAGGTGGGCAAGGCGCTCATGCCGAGGAACTCGTTGGCCTTGTGGAAGGGGAAGTACACCGCGTCCACGCCTTTGCCTTCGAAGAAATCCGTCGGGTCTTCGAAGGCCTGCACCGGCGCGTTCCAGGTCAGTGACAGCATATATTGCTTGCCCTGGATCAGCCCGCCGCTGCCGTACTTCTGCGAGGCATCGGAGCGGGTACGGCCATCGTTGGCGTAGAGGCTGCCATGGCCGGCGGTGAAGACCTCGTCGAGGTACTTCTTCACCGTCCACGGTGCGCCCATCCACCAGCCGGGCATCTGATAGATCACCACGTTGGCCCAGAGGATTTTCTGCACTTCTTCTTCCACGTCA
Protein-coding regions in this window:
- a CDS encoding DUF1003 domain-containing protein, translated to MSNGTPHPLQQLAQNLLGKPLHELEPEETHVLEQIRQRRPISRDAADASDEESSFGERLSDKVAAVGGSWTFIICFALTMLGWMLINTDVLSHFGMAFDPYPYIFLNLMLSTLAAIQAPIIMMSQNRQAAKDRLAARLDFEVNLRAELEIMRLHEKIDQKIQQRLDQILERLPEKRPHD
- a CDS encoding sensor domain-containing diguanylate cyclase translates to MKRGIRLTSILLVFICLSLALLTAWQIWFSRERALHELNVANLNLVQALDNYSEGVIRQSELVLLDLAERLEQEGKDHVHLERLQTVVQEQSRVLRLASTIIIYGADGNRLLVSRGDINSRPNAEDREFFIHHRDTPSTDTFIGPTIKSRLTGEWVFTVSRRLNDASGQFSGVVAITLSVEHFLHLFGSLNLGTQGTMSLSTSDGRILFRHPFREQDIGLNWSDSPIMEMLREHNPVTALQTSRIDGTERVYAFRRNDRLPLITAVALGRDEALAAWRRDAELFATLILLLLLAVSIIGQRLIVDIRRRSRAERQLLSAREELLDANARLEILASQDALTGLANRRSFDQALEVEIRRAQRRGSSLSLMLLDIDLFKRYNDHYGHLAGDECLRTVADVLKQCVRRPGDLAARYGGEELVVILPNTTREGAEAVARAFMDALEQRNLPHQDSPFARVTASVGVASLTPDAQDSTHLALKLIEAADQALYRAKAEGRNRLEIAQLHMAPER
- a CDS encoding peptidylprolyl isomerase, producing the protein MARATARHILVASEDKCNELKAAIEGGADFAQLAKDNSSCPSGRSGGDLGSFGPGQMVKEFDTVVFSAPVGVVQGPVKTQFGYHLLEVTSRQD
- a CDS encoding GGDEF domain-containing protein, yielding MPGHYAQNEQHRRLVLKALLWITLGGGLFFSVINLLHDNWLLALLEIAYAGVSLYLLLILDRTRNLQLLTAIYLLPFFSIMMVALAQPHTSFAVFGWIQTIPIICYLLLGLRLGMYVSLLFVGIGLFVFSRRFSSEQLLQNVEIIANLGLASLAVMVFAHIYERSRIGNEKRLTELATTDALTGLPNRVKLAEVFERERAHALRNGTPLSLIFIDIDHFKQINDQFGHEAGDRALDHFAKVLAQRLRINDLFCRLGGEEFAVLLPGSTVGQAREIAESLRLRLATAPLELASGSLSMTLSAGVASFGADGHSLDELMLAADRRTYAAKRAGRNRVISTEDAGDTQPALS
- a CDS encoding CAP domain-containing protein, which translates into the protein MTTTMMKWRWSRCLLAVLALAAASGLQAAEGGALIDAINAYRSEVQRCGVQASEPLPPLANDPRLVLPADGTGDLQQSLSAAGYPLVNVQAITLSGPRDVQSAMQALSESFCRVLLDPQFIDIGVSQQGRDWRILLARPLLSGRLGDWQSEGEKLLQQINAARAQARQCGNQALAAAAPLAWSAELGSAAEAHSRAMANGNFFAHQGRDGRTPGDRAELAGYSGGRVGENIAAALDTPGKVVEGWLASPGHCANIMNPQFDALGAAYGSDPQSDAGIYWTAVFGGQ
- a CDS encoding NAD(P)H-dependent oxidoreductase; protein product: MKKILLLNGGKQFAHSEGRYNSTLHDAAVAYLDRAGFDVKTTFIDGGYDVEEEVQKILWANVVIYQMPGWWMGAPWTVKKYLDEVFTAGHGSLYANDGRTRSDASQKYGSGGLIQGKQYMLSLTWNAPVQAFEDPTDFFEGKGVDAVYFPFHKANEFLGMSALPTFICNDVMKVPNIEQDVARYEQHLAKVFGSN